AAGGCAGCAGTGATGAACTTTATTAAAGGCTGTGAAATTTGTCAGCAGAACAAGCATTCTACCTTGCAACCTGCTGGTCTCCTACAACCGCTGCCGATTCCTTCCAATGTATGGGCTGACATCTCAATGGATTTCATAGAGGGATTACCCAAAGCCAATGGGATGGATACGATATTTGTGGTGGTGGATCGCATGACTAAATATGCTCATTTCTTCCCACTTTCACATCCCTTTACGGCAAAGGATGTTACTGTTTTGTTCATTAAGGAAGTGGTACGCCTCCATGGTTTTCCATCGTCAATTGTCTCCGATCAAGACAAAATATTCATGAGTGCTTTCTGGACTGAAGTTTTTAAACAGGCCGGTActaccttgaagatgtcctcggcctatcacccacagaccaacggtcAAACTGAGGCGGTGAATAAATGCTTGGAAACTTACATGCGATGCTTAACTGGTGCTAAAAGTTAAAGTCTAATCTGCTGAATTCCATTTAAAAATCTTTTGTTAGTCAATGAATTGTTATATACACAAAGAGAAAGTAtagaagaataatattttttctaaacaACGTAAATGAtaagttaaaaaaaagttaattttaattttaaaattcaaattttgaattaattaaatttattcatgTTTAGTGAATTGAAAATACTTAGAATATAGTCTATGGTCTACAATTTATATTGTTCACAATCTTCTTTATTCACCTAAGAAAATTGACACAAAATATAATTCAAACCCTCAATTTAAGTAATGACTACTTAATGAACTCAAATTAATTGGATGAATACGTCTCATAACCCAGACACGCACGCACAAACTTTTCTTAAGTTTGAAATTATGGTAAAGTATTATTCTATAATAATCATATCATGAGCTGATGAACTAATATTTTGGTTGACTAAAAGATAATTTGTTAGATTTTGGGGTGGGGCAGGGGGATTGAGGCGATGTAGTGAACTAGTGAAGTAAATTGCAATATTTCATTAACAAGTTTGTTTCGTTTTGGGATCTATAATTTGACGAAGAATTTATCAAAGAAGTATATAAACACATCCATTGATTATATATAATTCAACAAATACTAATGTCCTGGCTGCCGCAGATTTTACAATAAGAGAGAGCGATCATAGCATGCCAACATAGATATAAGATGGTACCAAGGAAATAAGGCTTGAGCTAAGCCTTGAATGGAAATGAATAATTTGTTGTTGACTATGATCTTAGATATTATTAAGGGTGGCTATGGCCTATAGCCCGGCCACAGAGCAAAGCATTACTTGGTATAGGGTACTCATCCCTCCATGAATTTGCAGGAGAATACACACGAAGGTAAAATTGCTGCCCCAAATATTGACGAGCCCAATTCTCTGACCTCACATTCCACATTCCTACGTTGTCCAAAGGTATGTATACTGCACTCCATGATTTGGGATACACCTATACATAAtcacaaaaaaattgaattataaaATTGTGCATAATCGCCTATACATAATTTTTACTATGATATACCTGAACTGTGCATCTAGAAATTGTGTCCCTCAAATTGTAATTTAATCTGCTTGCAGCTGACCACTGACCTCCATCCATTCTGAACATATAAAGATGTCATAATGTATATTAGTAATTACAAAAATTCTATTTAtgcactaaaatcagccactaaaatcaatcaccaatgtacttgtgtataaatacatgtatggtttaatttattttcaatgtatatttgtattctaacATATTTTATACTGATCGCCCTAACTTTGGTAGCTGACTTTGGTGTACATGTAGGATTACTCAAGTAATTATTAGTAAGAAGAGAATATAAATGGTATCATATTTGCAGCAGAGACAGAGAAAATGAAGTTAGTTGGACTTACCCTACAACAAAGAAGTTGTGGCCATCAATATGCCAAGATTGCACATTGTCTTCAGGATTCTCAAACACAACCTCCACATAGCCGCGAAAATCAGCAGCCATGACAGAGGTCTGGAGGTAACCCCCGCCGCCTGTGGGATTATCCGGGATGCTTCCGAGGCTGAACACCCCCGAGATCTTGAAGTAATCCGCCAGCTTCAGTGGCGTATCGGCGGGGATGAACGAAACACTGTTCACAGCATATCTCTGCTTCCCATTGATAACTGGTGCAGAATTTTGAAGCCTAATTGTGCGGGTTGTGTTTATCATACCATAATGATAAGATCCTTGTGGATTAGGCCTTGGTCCACTTGCTGTCAGATTTCGCCTCAGAGAGCGAGCTTGTTCCAGAGACCAATCAATTTGAGTTGTTAGTCCAATAGTGGCAGGACCGGCAACAGTTCCGGCCGAGTTGCTGTATCGGAAAATGGAGGTAGCGTTCAAGACTTGAGAGGTGAATCGAGAGGTGACAACGATGTAGTAGTCTTGAGGTGGTTGATCGGCAGTTACCAACACCGACATACTCTGCCCCAAATGGATGTCAAGCGAGTCATAAGTATTCTGAAGAGTGTGAATGCCTTCCACCTCAACTAGCAGCATCTTATGACCTTGGATTCTGAAATTGATGGAAGTCCCAATCCCCACGTTTGATATCCTGAATCTGTAAGTTTTTCCTGTCAAACAAGTAAATCTGAGATATAACTATTTACGTGTCTCTTTATGTCAAGTTTTCCTTCTTTGGAGAAATAGTTTTTATACCTTGATCAACTGTAAAGGTGTATCCATTGGAACCGCGACCATTGATGATAAGACCGTCAGGGAAAGGAAGGTCGCTTCCGCCGTCTAAAATTGCTCTCAAATCCTGCAAGAGTCAATACAGATATAACATTACATCG
This region of Arachis hypogaea cultivar Tifrunner chromosome 8, arahy.Tifrunner.gnm2.J5K5, whole genome shotgun sequence genomic DNA includes:
- the LOC112706990 gene encoding L-ascorbate oxidase homolog produces the protein MGCFMRVWCLLLVVQILVTCSIGEDPYRFYTWNVTYGDIYPLGVKQQGILINGQFPGPQIESVTNDNLIINVYNSLDEPFLISWNGVQQRRNSWQDGVYGTNCPIPPGSNFTYVLQVKDQIGSYFYFPSLAFHKAAGGYGGFKINSRSVIPVPFDPPAGDFTVLAGDWYKRNHTDLRAILDGGSDLPFPDGLIINGRGSNGYTFTVDQGKTYRFRISNVGIGTSINFRIQGHKMLLVEVEGIHTLQNTYDSLDIHLGQSMSVLVTADQPPQDYYIVVTSRFTSQVLNATSIFRYSNSAGTVAGPATIGLTTQIDWSLEQARSLRRNLTASGPRPNPQGSYHYGMINTTRTIRLQNSAPVINGKQRYAVNSVSFIPADTPLKLADYFKISGVFSLGSIPDNPTGGGGYLQTSVMAADFRGYVEVVFENPEDNVQSWHIDGHNFFVVGMDGGQWSAASRLNYNLRDTISRCTVQVYPKSWSAVYIPLDNVGMWNVRSENWARQYLGQQFYLRVYSPANSWRDEYPIPSNALLCGRAIGHSHP